From the Selenihalanaerobacter shriftii genome, one window contains:
- a CDS encoding Fic family protein: MNSFRNEKLKNEKIPMNIVKLVGKTNEYKGKQDLYMNQSPQILEKLKEVAVVQSTKASNSIEGIVVTDKRLKEIMKDDTNLKDRSEGEIAGYKDVLNTIHTSYDAIPINPNIILQLHRDLYKFIPADGGKWKNQDNIIGEISPDGEERVRFKPLSAYETPKAMEELCNYLNREMREEKIDPLILIGTFILDFLCIHPFNDGNGRVSRLLTLLLLYKYDYKVGRYISLEKIIEESKSSYYRTLNQSSTGWHDANHNIFIWLDYFLGTLLAAYKEFEDRVGLVKNKKGNKSYRVEQAVKNVLGTFTKEDIRNACPDVSDSTINRVFRKLKKEGFIEVLGKGRNAKWKRLK; the protein is encoded by the coding sequence ATGAATTCATTTAGAAATGAGAAATTAAAAAATGAAAAGATACCAATGAATATAGTAAAATTAGTGGGGAAAACAAATGAATATAAAGGAAAACAAGATTTGTATATGAATCAATCTCCACAGATATTAGAAAAATTAAAAGAAGTAGCGGTTGTTCAAAGTACTAAAGCTTCTAATAGTATAGAAGGGATAGTTGTTACTGATAAACGATTAAAAGAGATAATGAAAGATGATACAAACCTTAAAGACCGTTCAGAAGGAGAAATTGCTGGGTATAAAGATGTTTTAAATACAATCCACACTTCTTATGATGCTATTCCTATAAATCCTAATATAATTTTGCAATTACATAGAGATTTATATAAGTTTATTCCTGCTGATGGAGGGAAATGGAAGAATCAAGATAATATTATAGGAGAAATATCACCTGATGGGGAGGAGCGTGTAAGATTTAAGCCATTGTCTGCATATGAAACCCCAAAAGCTATGGAGGAATTATGTAATTATCTAAATAGAGAAATGAGAGAGGAAAAGATTGATCCTTTAATATTAATAGGAACTTTTATATTGGATTTTTTATGTATTCATCCTTTTAATGACGGGAATGGAAGAGTGTCAAGATTATTGACATTACTATTATTATATAAATATGATTATAAAGTTGGAAGATATATTAGTTTAGAAAAAATTATTGAAGAGAGTAAATCTAGTTATTATAGAACTTTAAACCAATCTTCCACAGGTTGGCATGATGCTAATCATAATATATTTATTTGGTTAGATTATTTTTTAGGAACTTTACTTGCTGCTTATAAAGAATTTGAGGATAGAGTAGGATTAGTAAAGAATAAAAAAGGAAATAAAAGTTATAGAGTAGAGCAAGCTGTTAAAAATGTATTAGGAACTTTTACTAAAGAAGATATAAGAAATGCCTGTCCAGATGTTTCTGATTCAACAATTAATAGAGTATTTAGGAAACTAAAGAAAGAAGGATTTATAGAAGTGT